In Pseudoduganella albidiflava, a single window of DNA contains:
- a CDS encoding eCIS core domain-containing protein, translated as MLALEQKKSSGGRTGGPLVQRHAAPAPVTQPERIPAPPHSCACGGSCPRCQARSSLAIGVVGAQRPASAAPVHVFRQPRIATSPMPVAPHGRPSSGTVAPGQADAAASVASVLRAPGQSLDTATRARMEAGFGHDFGHVRVHTDRHAAESARAVSAHAYTVGRNIVFNAGQFAPGTAHGARLLAHELTHVVQQAGAGPTPGNIMLGRAGDQAEHEADRVTAQLMPAPGSAVLGAGAVRDIVSRDALPVLRRWKTDGDTATSDSDTDTLGGLAKKAGAHFNDWKCIRPVSMRAATLAAPPANFNARYELYINKGDQFDISNLTATTGSTLSIHLFDATAEPNHANLAALFYPGSVSSTEPDVDLELTSNGGASPIADMVIFGHAGGGSMWGGAGNFAPAGFNPEEPPPTYPLANAGLFPRRCWFTRNAAVRSVGCDSQAWGTDFASHYLRTGANVTTTTKSVRPKCSAPLFVNGTCQSFDGLDFASSSQIGAPMLDGPFWTVAEFHAGKFWTTIKGAL; from the coding sequence ATGCTGGCACTGGAACAGAAAAAATCATCGGGCGGCCGTACCGGCGGTCCTCTCGTACAGCGCCACGCGGCCCCAGCACCTGTCACTCAACCTGAACGCATCCCGGCGCCACCGCATTCGTGTGCATGCGGCGGTTCGTGTCCCCGCTGCCAGGCCAGATCCAGCCTTGCCATCGGTGTCGTGGGCGCGCAACGGCCAGCCAGCGCGGCGCCCGTTCATGTATTTCGTCAACCGCGTATCGCCACGTCGCCCATGCCCGTGGCACCGCATGGCCGCCCTTCATCCGGAACGGTTGCGCCGGGCCAGGCCGACGCCGCTGCCAGCGTCGCCAGCGTGCTGCGCGCGCCGGGCCAGTCGCTGGACACTGCCACGCGGGCCCGCATGGAGGCAGGCTTTGGCCATGACTTCGGCCATGTCCGGGTGCATACGGATCGCCACGCGGCGGAATCGGCCCGGGCCGTTTCCGCCCACGCCTACACGGTTGGCCGGAATATCGTCTTCAACGCAGGCCAGTTTGCGCCGGGTACCGCGCACGGCGCCCGCCTGCTGGCGCACGAATTGACGCATGTGGTTCAGCAGGCTGGCGCAGGCCCCACGCCGGGGAACATCATGCTCGGCCGCGCCGGGGACCAGGCAGAGCACGAAGCCGACCGGGTGACAGCGCAACTGATGCCTGCCCCGGGTTCAGCGGTCCTGGGTGCCGGGGCGGTCCGCGATATCGTGTCGCGGGATGCACTCCCGGTGCTGCGCCGCTGGAAAACCGACGGCGACACGGCCACGTCGGATAGCGACACCGATACCCTGGGTGGCCTGGCGAAAAAGGCCGGCGCCCATTTCAACGACTGGAAATGCATTCGGCCGGTCAGCATGCGTGCGGCGACCCTGGCCGCGCCACCGGCCAATTTCAACGCGCGATATGAGCTCTACATCAACAAAGGCGACCAGTTCGATATCTCGAACCTGACTGCGACCACGGGTTCAACGTTAAGCATCCATCTGTTCGACGCCACTGCCGAGCCTAACCATGCAAACCTTGCTGCACTGTTTTATCCGGGCAGCGTGTCGAGCACCGAGCCCGATGTGGATCTCGAACTTACTTCCAACGGCGGGGCTTCCCCAATCGCCGACATGGTAATTTTCGGGCACGCCGGGGGTGGCTCGATGTGGGGTGGCGCCGGCAATTTTGCGCCGGCGGGATTCAATCCTGAAGAACCGCCGCCAACTTACCCGCTGGCGAACGCCGGCCTGTTTCCCCGACGTTGCTGGTTCACCCGCAACGCAGCGGTCCGCTCGGTTGGCTGCGACTCGCAGGCGTGGGGAACGGATTTCGCATCCCACTATTTGCGGACAGGCGCAAACGTGACCACGACAACAAAATCGGTTCGCCCCAAATGCAGCGCGCCATTGTTTGTCAACGGAACTTGCCAGTCATTCGACGGCCTCGATTTTGCCAGCTCATCCCAGATCGGTGCACCGATGCTCGATGGGCCTTTCTGGACGGTAGCCGAGTTCCATGCTGGCAAATTCTGGACGACGATCAAAGGAGCGTTGTGA
- a CDS encoding DUF885 domain-containing protein, whose translation MTSIKRLGLITATAFLACSATPLLGASPTSAAQAAQSAKSATATQRMAKLAADYYQFNGRFEPLYATYAGDNRFDDELGLSIAPAERARRHAAYRGFATRLKAIAPSQLSSADQISHEIMAYEIQTVLDMASFPDHLMPINQMGAIPMELAMVADGKGALPLATPKHYDNLLRRLVQLTPWIDQAIANMRAGIEAGVVLPKPLIVSTLPQYRDLATTDIEKNPFYAGIKNLPDNFSAAEKARITKAYQSEITNRLQPALARLAAFMEKEYLPAGRSTSGLSDLPNGAKWYQQNIAFATTTRLTPDEIHAMGLAEVARIQQQFAVVGPKMGYQGPAAELPKWVAGQSRYRPFKNDQEILEVYRKLDVAVASKLPALFTLVPKSPLEQRLEPELTRATASDHYTGPSTDGKRPGIFWSVVNDAKEYDRTKMTSLYLHEGRPGHHFQVALQVETPLPDFRRFGGNNAFAEGWALYAETLGSEMGLYEEPDQYFGHLNSELLRAARLVVDTGLHAKGWSRERAIDYLKEVNGYTDQVAKSAIERYMALPAQALGYKVGSLKIQALRKRAEEAFGKRFSLPAFHAVVIGDGSLPLAVLERKVERWIAEAK comes from the coding sequence ATGACTTCAATAAAACGCCTCGGCCTGATCACCGCAACCGCTTTCCTGGCATGCAGTGCGACGCCACTGCTCGGCGCCAGCCCGACATCGGCAGCACAGGCTGCGCAATCAGCAAAGAGCGCGACGGCGACGCAACGCATGGCGAAGCTGGCCGCCGACTATTACCAGTTCAACGGCCGGTTCGAACCGCTCTATGCCACCTATGCAGGAGATAACCGTTTCGATGACGAGCTTGGACTGAGCATCGCGCCTGCCGAGCGAGCCCGGCGCCATGCCGCCTATCGCGGATTTGCCACGCGGCTCAAGGCCATCGCACCCTCCCAGCTCAGCTCAGCAGACCAGATCAGCCACGAGATCATGGCGTACGAAATCCAGACGGTGCTGGACATGGCGTCGTTTCCGGATCACCTGATGCCGATAAACCAGATGGGCGCGATTCCGATGGAACTCGCCATGGTGGCGGATGGGAAGGGCGCGCTTCCGTTGGCGACACCGAAGCACTACGACAATTTGTTGCGTCGGCTGGTCCAGCTCACGCCATGGATCGACCAGGCCATCGCCAATATGCGCGCAGGAATCGAGGCCGGTGTCGTCCTGCCAAAGCCGCTGATCGTCTCGACACTGCCGCAGTACCGCGACCTTGCCACGACCGACATCGAAAAGAATCCGTTCTATGCCGGCATCAAGAACCTGCCGGATAACTTTTCGGCGGCCGAGAAAGCCAGGATCACGAAAGCGTACCAAAGCGAGATCACCAACCGGCTCCAGCCGGCACTCGCCAGGCTGGCAGCTTTCATGGAGAAGGAATACCTGCCGGCAGGACGTTCCACATCCGGCCTCTCCGACCTGCCGAATGGCGCAAAGTGGTACCAGCAGAATATCGCTTTTGCCACCACGACCCGGCTGACGCCGGACGAGATCCATGCGATGGGACTGGCCGAGGTGGCGCGCATCCAGCAGCAGTTCGCTGTGGTGGGTCCGAAGATGGGTTACCAGGGACCAGCTGCCGAACTACCGAAATGGGTAGCGGGCCAGTCCCGATACAGGCCGTTCAAGAATGACCAGGAAATCCTCGAGGTGTATCGAAAGCTCGACGTGGCCGTGGCATCGAAATTGCCTGCCTTGTTTACGCTGGTACCCAAGTCGCCATTGGAGCAGCGCCTGGAGCCCGAACTGACGCGGGCAACAGCGTCCGATCATTACACGGGACCGAGCACCGACGGAAAACGTCCAGGCATTTTCTGGTCTGTCGTGAATGACGCGAAGGAATACGACCGCACCAAGATGACCAGCCTGTACCTGCACGAGGGCAGGCCTGGTCACCACTTCCAGGTCGCCCTTCAGGTGGAAACACCCTTGCCGGACTTCCGCCGCTTCGGCGGCAATAACGCCTTTGCGGAAGGTTGGGCACTGTACGCGGAAACCCTGGGCAGCGAAATGGGCCTGTACGAAGAACCCGACCAGTATTTCGGGCACCTCAACAGTGAGCTGCTGCGCGCGGCACGCCTCGTGGTGGACACGGGTTTGCACGCGAAAGGGTGGAGCCGCGAACGGGCGATCGACTACCTGAAGGAAGTGAACGGTTACACGGACCAGGTTGCCAAGAGCGCCATCGAACGCTACATGGCGTTGCCCGCGCAGGCGCTCGGCTACAAGGTGGGTTCACTGAAGATCCAGGCGTTGCGCAAGCGTGCCGAGGAAGCCTTCGGCAAGCGCTTCTCGCTTCCTGCCTTTCACGCCGTCGTGATTGGCGACGGTTCGCTTCCTCTTGCCGTGCTGGAGCGTAAGGTGGAGCGCTGGATAGCAGAGGCCAAGTGA
- a CDS encoding DUF4148 domain-containing protein — protein MKTIAAIVATIALSASAAVSAHEGASITRVEIVAERNAAAGYATYGEQYAGNTFETVSTKTREQVKAEVLIARQRGELVHGEQYPAQPIDTGAQGKTRAEVRAELVAYRAVNPDSYSVFN, from the coding sequence ATGAAAACCATCGCCGCCATCGTCGCTACCATCGCCTTGTCCGCTTCCGCCGCCGTGTCGGCCCATGAAGGCGCCAGCATTACCCGTGTCGAGATCGTTGCCGAGCGCAATGCCGCCGCAGGCTACGCGACTTATGGCGAACAATACGCAGGAAACACGTTCGAGACCGTCTCCACCAAGACACGCGAACAAGTGAAAGCGGAGGTGCTGATCGCCCGGCAGCGTGGCGAACTGGTCCATGGGGAACAATATCCGGCGCAGCCGATCGACACCGGCGCGCAAGGCAAGACCCGCGCCGAGGTGCGCGCTGAACTGGTTGCCTACCGCGCCGTGAATCCTGATTCGTACAGCGTCTTCAACTGA
- a CDS encoding PhoX family protein — protein sequence MNKPNDLTPAVIAADDTDSTSSNHFNAVLSARLSRRNMLRGGFATAATAVLGGMGLAGCGGSDDDPVMPPTTSPTPPAPAPAEKLLGFAAVPKSLADSVSVPAGYTATVLYALGDPLRASTPAYKNDGTDADFDNRAGDHHDGMEFFALSATGTPSTTASDRGVLAMNHEATTDEKLSSHFLHANGGTTSLPRPAAEVDKEVAVHGISVVEVKKTGTTWATVTDSTFNRRITPLTDVEIGGPARGSALLVTKYSPDGTRTRGTLNNCGNGRTPWGTYLSGEENWSGYFARSATDDAARDAKSVASLRRYGRNQGATSRHGWETAGTDDKYQRWDISKKGASANGSDDYRNEMNGQGYIIEVDAYDKTKPAKKRSALGRFAHESAAFGIATAGQPLAVYMGDDSRNEYIYKFVSAAAWAAADATPTDRIATGDKYLDSGKLYVAKLNADGTGQWIELSMDNPQIKAYAAYQFADLADVVVNARLAADAVGATRMDRPEWCSVNPANGEIYYTLTNNSNRNVNPSGSSQLAPDAANPRAYTDMKGSSAQNGNPNGHIIRFKEGTGAGAATTFQWDVYLFGAESGADATKINLSSLTADQDFSSPDGLAFLKSTGICWIQTDDGAYTDVTNCMMLAALPGQVGDGAKTTLTYDKADGSKLAVDTFVGKKATPDTLKRFLVGPVGSEITGITETPDGKALFVNIQHPGESTSLANIADPTKYTSQWPSNAGYGPGKRPRSATIVITKNDGGRIGT from the coding sequence ATGAACAAGCCGAACGACTTGACGCCCGCAGTGATCGCGGCGGACGACACCGACAGCACTTCGTCGAATCACTTCAACGCCGTGCTCAGCGCACGCCTGAGCCGGCGCAACATGCTGCGCGGCGGGTTTGCCACGGCAGCCACCGCGGTCCTCGGTGGCATGGGCCTGGCCGGCTGCGGCGGTTCGGACGACGATCCCGTGATGCCGCCCACCACCAGCCCGACGCCGCCTGCCCCGGCGCCGGCTGAAAAACTGCTGGGCTTTGCCGCCGTGCCGAAGAGCCTGGCGGACAGCGTCAGCGTGCCGGCCGGCTATACCGCCACCGTGCTGTACGCGCTGGGCGATCCGCTCCGCGCCAGCACCCCGGCCTACAAGAACGACGGCACCGACGCCGATTTCGACAACCGCGCCGGCGACCACCACGACGGCATGGAATTCTTCGCGCTGTCCGCCACCGGCACGCCATCGACCACCGCGTCGGACCGCGGCGTGCTCGCCATGAACCACGAGGCGACCACCGACGAAAAACTGTCGTCCCACTTCCTGCACGCGAACGGCGGCACCACCAGCCTGCCGCGCCCGGCCGCCGAAGTGGACAAGGAAGTCGCCGTCCACGGCATCAGCGTGGTCGAAGTGAAGAAGACCGGCACCACCTGGGCCACGGTCACCGATTCCACGTTCAACCGCCGCATCACGCCGCTGACGGACGTGGAAATCGGCGGCCCGGCACGCGGCAGCGCGCTGCTGGTCACCAAGTACTCGCCGGATGGCACGCGCACGCGCGGTACCCTGAACAACTGCGGCAACGGCCGCACGCCGTGGGGCACCTACCTGTCGGGCGAAGAGAACTGGTCCGGCTACTTCGCGCGCTCGGCCACCGACGATGCCGCCCGCGACGCCAAGAGCGTGGCTTCGCTGCGCCGCTATGGCCGCAACCAGGGCGCCACGTCGCGCCACGGCTGGGAAACCGCCGGCACGGACGACAAGTACCAGCGCTGGGACATCAGCAAGAAGGGCGCTTCGGCCAACGGCAGCGACGACTACCGCAACGAGATGAATGGCCAGGGCTACATCATCGAAGTCGATGCCTACGACAAGACCAAGCCGGCCAAGAAGCGCAGCGCGCTGGGCCGCTTCGCGCATGAAAGCGCCGCGTTCGGCATCGCCACCGCCGGCCAGCCTCTGGCCGTCTACATGGGCGACGATTCGCGCAACGAATACATCTACAAGTTCGTTTCGGCCGCCGCCTGGGCCGCCGCCGACGCCACCCCGACGGACCGCATCGCCACCGGCGACAAGTACCTCGATTCGGGCAAGCTGTATGTCGCCAAGCTGAACGCCGACGGTACCGGCCAGTGGATCGAACTGTCGATGGACAATCCGCAGATCAAGGCGTACGCCGCCTACCAGTTCGCCGACCTGGCCGATGTGGTGGTCAACGCGCGCCTGGCGGCCGATGCCGTGGGCGCGACCAGGATGGACCGCCCGGAGTGGTGCTCGGTCAACCCGGCCAACGGCGAGATCTACTACACGCTGACGAACAACTCGAACCGCAACGTCAATCCGAGCGGCTCGTCGCAACTGGCACCGGATGCGGCCAACCCGCGCGCCTACACCGACATGAAGGGCAGCAGCGCGCAGAACGGCAATCCGAACGGCCACATCATCCGCTTCAAGGAAGGCACCGGCGCCGGCGCGGCCACCACCTTCCAGTGGGATGTGTACCTGTTCGGCGCCGAGAGCGGCGCGGATGCGACGAAGATCAACCTGTCGTCGCTGACCGCCGACCAGGACTTCTCCAGCCCGGACGGCCTGGCGTTCCTGAAGAGCACCGGCATCTGCTGGATCCAGACCGACGATGGCGCCTACACCGACGTGACGAACTGCATGATGCTGGCCGCCCTGCCGGGCCAGGTGGGCGACGGCGCCAAGACCACGCTGACGTACGACAAGGCCGACGGCAGCAAGCTGGCTGTGGATACCTTCGTGGGCAAGAAGGCGACTCCGGACACGCTGAAGCGCTTCCTGGTCGGCCCGGTGGGGTCGGAAATCACCGGCATCACGGAAACCCCGGACGGCAAGGCGCTGTTCGTCAACATCCAGCACCCGGGCGAAAGCACGTCGCTGGCCAATATCGCCGATCCGACCAAGTACACCAGCCAGTGGCCGAGCAACGCCGGCTACGGCCCGGGCAAGCGTCCCCGTTCGGCAACCATCGTCATCACGAAGAACGACGGCGGCCGTATCGGTACCTGA